The stretch of DNA CTactaaaataatcattttaaaCTGGccattaaaatagttttatagtGATAAAAAATCAGTGTNNNNNNNNNNNNNNNNNNNNNNNNNNNNNNNNNNNNNNNNNNNNNNNNNNNNNNNNNNNNNNNNNNNNNNNNNNNNNNNNNNNNNNNNNNNNNNNNNNNNNNNNNNNNNNNNNNNNNNNNNNNNNNNNNNNNNNNNNNNNNNNNNNNNNNNNNNNNNNNNNNNNNNNNNNNNNNNNNNNNNNNNNNNNNNNNNNNNNNNNNNNNNNNNNNNNNNNNNNNNNNNNNNNNNNNNNNNNNNNNNNNNNNNNNNNNNNNNNNNNNNNNNNNNNNNNNNNNNNNNNNNNNNNNNNNNNNNNNNNNNNNNNNNNNNNNNNNNNNNNNNNNNNNNNNNNNNNNNNNNNNNNNNNNNNNNNNNNNNNNNNNNNNNNNNNNNNNNNNNNNNNNNNNNNNNNNNNNNNNNNNNNNNNNNNNNNNNNNNNNNNNNNNNNNNNNNNNNNNNNNNNNNNNNNNNNNNNNNNACTTCTAAAAACAAGACATCTTTTTGTTACACAAAAtttacaatttattataattaattattttatttattattttaaaatttgaattattacTTAAATAATTTACCATAAATATTTGTTAATTCATTTATTAGCAATTGATTTAGTACAATCGAATaccaaattatatatcatgCGTTGCGTTGAGAGATACTGtagacaaataattttttttaattcaggTTGCAACCCTAACAACTTCACAAGAACAAATATTATCATAAAGTTGTCTATATTGACTTTTTAAACCGGTTCTAATTGCTTCGTATAATGCAGCATAAAAATGGCCATTATTTCACTTACGGCGGTTGTCACCGCACCTACTACGAATGTCGGCAAGTTGCCACCTCCAAACACGTTGTTCTATGGCCTGCTCAATGCTGTCACTTTCATCTGCATACATCATACATACGTACATCTTGTTAGCTAATTTAGTTAttctaaaaagaaaatttgtaatGATGGTTCTGAAATcacttattattatatttaaataaagtatattttttgtctctaaagtttactaaaagttttaaaaatactcttaaattttaatttgtttcaattttattcttaatgttttcgatttgcatcaatttTATCCTTATCTTCAAATTTTTTGGTCAAACTATGGTCAACATTATTTTTTTCCAATAATACCCCCAAACCCTATTCtctttcatcatcatcaaggacaACAACTACCCAACACTCCCGCCGCCGTTTGCACCCCAACTCCAGCCACCGCAAGTGATGTATTTCAAatcctccttctctcttccaTGGAGAAGACTCCATTACAAGATCCACCATTCCACCACCGATCCCTAACCATGGCTCCAACCAACAAAAACTATGAAGCATTTGAAATCGAATCCATCAACatttaagaagaagaagaagcaaaataaaaaatgggcAATAGCTCCATGCAATAACAGATCAAAATTCCATAACAAACAAGAGGTGTATGTCCCTTCTGATTCTCAATTACTTTCTCCTCTTTATGGGTACCGTATCTTCAAACATGCTCTCAAAGATTTCAACAAAAAGATTCTACCTTTATCGATCTTCGTCGGAATCATGTTGGGAATCAACAACCTTTTCTTCTTATGGGGCATTTCGTATCTTTCAGTTGGCAAGTGTTGAAGGTAAGGTCTTATGAAAGTTGTTGGAGTCAAGTCAGAGATGTTTGAGCTTCTTTAGAGCTCTGATGGTGACCAAAATTCTACTAAAAAAGTCATTATAGGACAAGTTGATGAGCTGACGTTGAGATTTGGAGAAGTTCATTGAAATATCGCCGGAGAAAGTCGCTGGAGAGGAGGTTGTGAGCGAGGTTGAGTAGTTGGAGGTTGGCAAAATTGAGTCCCTAGAGGTTGGTGAGGTTGAGGAGCGGCGGAGAAAGGTGGCTGGAGAGGGAGTTGTTCTGGAGGTAGAGTACACGACGGAGGAGACTGTCGGAGAGGGAGTGAGGGATGGGGCTGTTGCCGAgtgaaacaaattaaaactcagggtatttttgaaacttttagtAAACTTCAGTAATGTTGACCATAGTTTGACCAAAAGATTTgaagaaaaggataaaattaatgcaaatcgaaaacattaaggataaaattgaaacaaactaaaacttaggggtatttttgaaatttttaataaacttcaaggataaaaaatatattttaccctataatttaatttgattatggaattatgttatttatatataacgtattttttaaatttccaTGTGAGCATTTTCCGTGTAATTCCAGTGTGATCCCTGTGCATTGCACATATCATTCACTAATATTCACactataataaatattgtatTGTTTCACACTATAAGAAAATCAAACGtaggataaataattattcCTTTAATCAATAGTCAATTTTCGGATCAAATTATCTATTGCCTTTTTTTACAGcaaataattacttaatttatttttaattttgttcttaataaaaaataaattcacttaaaaataatgtgattaagagtaaaattaaaaaataattgaataattatctacggtaaaaattgatattattaaagaataaaattaaaatttaggttaaaattaaaaagtaaagtttaactaaattaaacattaaagatCTTGATACTTTAGAGACAAAAGACaggtataatttatactttattgtaTATGTATCATACTCATTTTTTTTCGTAAGTTTATgtactagtcattctacaaacattttatgataaataaaatttttcaaaagaaaaattataaaaaataaatttatttaaaatgaaagtaatgtaATTAAGTGCAATTTAGTTttatgtgattaaaaataattgaataactatattgaagtataaaattaaaatttatttctatttatcATTTATTCTCAACGTTTTCGTTTTATTTAAATCACTAACATTTCAAAATGTCTCAATTTTGTTTTGCCGTAAATTCTGTTAATAGGTCCCTGATGACAGGACAacattaaactaattttaaaacgttaggaatAACTTTAGAACTTACTCCaaatgttattaatttttttaaatagagaatcaaaatataaattaattctcGTGCAATCAACTCTGTAAAATCTTACTTATTACGCTATCtacacaatttttaaaaataaacaattgACTCGAATTTTTTTAACTAGTAGAGTAAATTATTAGATGTATTTGTAGGATATTTTATTGTGAATCGAAAAGTTTAGcttttacaaatttaaatttgttattatattGCGTCTATTAGTggatttaattattagtgaatcaattttatttacaaattgaaatcaaatgttattaaatttttaatatataaattatttatgtcaAATTTAGTAATGAAATAATAttgaatttgtttaaaattgaaataagacgttaaaattttttggaactGAAATAAGATATTTGAAACAATAAAACTTTACATCCAAATCAATCAAGTCCAACCATGCTATTTCTTCTttcctcattcttcttcttcttcgttatctttttcttttgttatcatcatcaccaacaaTACCACCACctcatcctcttctttttccttctattttcatttaaatttccTTTTCTCCTTCCTTTTCCTCCTCCACTTCTATCGTCGTCATCGTTATCGTTATTATCATTTACTTGTTAGTTGTTATACATGTTGTCGTTATTGTTATCGTCATTATCGTTATGTTTAGTACTTGGTAACTATTTTTGTTCTCATTTTTAATGAATGTTAGGATATAAAGCTTTTTTTTACTGCAACATTTTGCTAAAATTTTCATTGATTCTGATTTTTTCTGGTgccatcattaaataatttctgttcatttattagtttatttgagATTCATTTGGATTCAAAAAtgaatttcatgtatttttttattgataattgagtttttttactatttgttgaaatctgaactaatttcgattcatttgtgaattaactGATGTTTACCAGATACTGCTGTTAAGTattgatcaaattttttattccttatcACCAAAATGACAAAGAAAACCATCTCAAAAAAGAGAAGACATTCCAACCTTCGCGACAAATTATTCATTGACAACACACCTAAACTGCAAATGAATCGAAATATGATTATAACAATACCATTGTGTAATaacaaatgaaccaaaaattGCGCATTCTATAAATTCAGAAACTCCTGCATTCtatccaaattcaaattcataaacaacaCTGATTTTagcaaaaaagaataaaattattcattatcactttattcaattCCATTTCATTCCATTTAATTTGTCTTGAAAGTCATCCCAACCTTTGGGACAAATTGTTCGTCGACAACACACCTGAACTGTAAATGAAccgaaatattattataataacacCATTGTGTAATaacaaatgaaccgaaaattgTGCATTCTATAAATTCAGAAACTCCTGTCATTTTGATGCATTTTTGAGTTAATTGTGTTGCAATCACTACGTAATTTCAGTGCATTTGGTCTTGTTATcctgcacaattcaaaactcttttccCCTCTCCTCCTCATTGTCTGCTtcgtctttttcttcttttttttttcttcatcttctcttttttattttattttctcaaaattcTTCTTGATTTATTCTCTTGAGAGGaataaaacttagaaaaaaaatcaaacaaaaaaaagaataaattactacaataacataaaaaaaaaagagaagaagaagaaacaaaaacaaaatacagTAACAagatcataaataaaaaaaaaggaggaggcGCAATAAGAACAAAcgcaaaataaagcaaaatttTGTTGGCGTTAATAAAGTGTGTGTACACGctacatataataaaaatagtttttgttGGATTTAgaccaaattaattaaatctaattaccaaaaatatttagatatatagtaagataataattttcatatttataatattaaagattaaattaaaatttagtttaaatattaaagactaaaataatattttattcagtttaatatttatatatagtagCTTGTCTCTCTTGTGTTATCATTCTGTTAAAatatcttatatattttatattttcaatttcctGTAAACTTAGTACTAATTGAAGTTTATATGGTTCTATCTATATGTATTACTTGGCGCTTTAAGAATAGTCAAACCCTGGTAATGTTATACGTACTAGTTTTAAATTAGTGATGTCCTTAAACTACAGTAAAACTATATGACCCGACAGTCTTGAAGATTTAGAAACAACTTTAGGGGATAGAAAATCCACATGCTATGATCATGTCAACAGATCAATAAGATTAAGTCAAACCTGAGTGACTAACCTATCCATATTATAATGTTTTTTGGTCTTGTACAACTGTAGATAATAATACTTTAATATGCCTTGAATGCGTATAAAAAATCACTTGGGGATTACGGGGGTCAATTGTGGTTGATTAGTTTGattattagtatttaatttagGACCGGCAActactaaaatatatattactgaATTAAACCAAAACTGTCCCAGCCCAAATGGTTGAAAATTGACTAATATTCCCATTACCCCAAAAAGAATGGCTGATATTAGACGGTTGAATTATCTATTGATTTTGTCATAAAGTTACATGTATAAGTTATTTTGATTGACAAAGAACTACGATAAACTAATGAACATGTGTTTACAGAAAACAGCAAAGTTCGGAGTATATTATCTATTTGAAAGTAAAAGACGAAAGATTTTGGATAAATTACTCGTTTAAAATAAATCTCATCtaatattatttgtttattcTAAATTAATTTTCGTTATTAATATGTTTTATATAAATCATTCTGagctaaaataatttaataataatttttaataaattgtcCAGAGCCACAATGATTTATGtgtaaaaaattttcatattgaCCAAGCTTGGATAGTTGGATATAATACACACACATGAAGACAGAAGTGTAATATATGCTTGTATTGACAATTTGAACTTTGAAGAGAGAAATAAATTAGACACAtcgatttttaaatttaaaataagaagTACAGATATTAAATTTTCTGAtttttaagtataaaaattggacttttttatttttgaaatcagatcatttgatttttattttaaaaagattaaaaaatttgagaatccAATTTTGATTCTtctcataattttaaaaaaataaaaaattataatattaaaatatatctcattttattctcataaaaaaattagctatagcaattttttatgtatgggcaattattttttgtgaaattccaAATTATTAGATTTCGTTGGGTTTTACCATAATATGAGTGACagattataaaaacaaaaatcactAGGTGagatttatgtttttttttgtttttaaattaaaatcagaAATCAATTGATgcttttttttgaataaattcgAAAATTGTTAGAGTTTGCGAGAAAAGGAACAATGGTTAGACTCTTTcgaaacgaaaaaaaaaattgacatgaATCTGCCAGAATCCTTATGGTCCAACGAAAGTAATCCCACTGATATGGTATTTTCGATCCAATCAAAGTATCAATTTGATGTCACATCGAAACTCATCACAGTAATTTGTTTCAACCAAAAAATACTACAAATGGTGGCCAAGAAAGCCACGAATAGTATTCCACAAAAAGCAACAGAAAAAGGTTTACAATTCCTTTAATCTCTATCGGCAGATCAGCAGAGCAGATAATGTCAGAAACAAGCTTTCTTGTCTTGACTGAATGAACATCTTGTTTAAGCAAAGGTTTTTTTTGGTAGAACAAAACCAGCTCTTAGCTCCTCAAATGAATACTCGAATGGTTGAGCTTGAGCTATTTTTCTTGCAACATTCGAACCAGAATTAGAACACATAGTAGCACTAGGTGTGTCTGGTGTATTGGCAGTTAATAACATAGGAACTGAGGTAAGAGGAGTGGTTGGCACTGCTAGTCCTATGTTCTTTGGGATCAAGTTATCTTCATCCCCAACAAGGATTGGCTTGGAAGGTGAAGTGCTGGTTAGCATTTGACTTTTTAGATGCATTTCACTTTTTCTATCATCCTCTTGAAAATTTGTTGGGATGTTGGCTTTAGACATGAATGAGGAAGAAATTGGAGAGAGGGGCTTCCTAATCAATGGTGACTGAAGTCCAATTTGCTTTTCTGCAGTATATGGAGTGTTCTTCACTGACTTACCAACACCTTTAGGGGTATCCTTTCCTGCAATTGTTTCCATTGACAAAAAGTattcaaaatcataataaaattatcaaactAATCATAAGAAAATCTTCGGATAATTATAAGGTCAGCCGGGTGCAAATAAAGGCACACACCTAGAAAATATAATGTACGCCTTGAAAATAAATAGATTATTCAATCGTTGCTCAAAGGCTCTCCTCTCAAAATTTTAAGAGAAATATATTTAGAACAATTGCAACCAAATTGATATGCAAGGAATCATGGGATAAGGTGTTGCTAAAGGGTCTGCTTATACTGGACCGAGAAACAAGGTATCATTGAATATCAACTACTAAATCAGTttccaaaattgaaatttgaaagctTCAAATACCAGAGGGTTTAGTTGCATACTTGCGTGGCTAGCATGCCTGTTGCAAGGGATGCCCTTGGGAGTGCTCAAGATACCCTTCTTATTTGAAGGCTCAAAGATAGCAGATTGTCTTGAATCCTGAAGCATCGCTCCACCCATGGAGAGTTTTCTGAAACTTGCCACTCCTGTTGAACATATAGAAGCTTTTAATCCGCTATTAGATGGACTTGGTTTTGAGCCAAACAGTGACTCATGTTCTGCGATGATTTGCCCCTTAAGCTTCTTTTGATCCTAAAATTGACACAATAAAAACACGAGTAAAATCTCTCtacaagaaaaatcacaccatCTTCAAACTTTTAATTGAAATAATGTATTTCATACCCTCTGCCTTTGCTTTTCATTCTCTTTCTCCTGCCTTAAGGCGCTATAATCTTCAAGCATGGAGCATAGCCGGCTCTAAACAAATAACCATGAAGACAAATACAAATGAGATGTAATGTAATGTAACCAACATGGAATTTACACATGTCAAGCGACTTTAGACATCAAATTTCCAAAGAGAAGTTAACCTCTGCAATATTTTGAGAACTTGGGATAACGAAAGTCGAAGAAGTGATTGAGTTAAAAATACTTACTCCTTCGTACAAAAACTcaattcctctttctttttcccATGATTTAACCTTCAAAATTAATGCCTCCACCATTCCTATGTCCACCCATAGTTAAATCAATCAGGGAAAGTATGATGAAAAAAGAAACGGTAAATTAGACACATATGAACTAAACTGTTCTAGATACATTGAACTCCTTAGCTAAATGACTATGTGAATAAACAAACACAAATATATGAATAAACAAACACAAACAcgtgaagaataaaacaaataacGGAAACAATCGCATACAATTAACACCTTACATGTAGACTTCACGACGTAAAtgtttatatacatatatttatgaATGAACCCAAAAAGTCAAACAACAATTATGTGAAATGGAGATAATACCATGTAGTCCAAAAATACCTTACTGTAAAACTAGTGTATAAAGGCAGAGAAGCAACTACATAAGATAGTAATGTATTTATAATATGTAGAGGGATACCAGGAATTTTGCTTGATATAGCACGAGCCTTTTCAGCACGTTTCAAGGCAAGATGGGCACCTCTTCCAGCATTATATCGATTATCATCCTAAAAATACACAGCCATTAATGAAGAAATATGAAGTCgtcaagaacaagaagaaaatgtcCTTCATTCTCATAGCAATGCTGCCTTACCCTGTTGTACTCCTCCAGCCAGCTTTCTTCTTGGCAAGCAGCTAACCACTTCTCAACTTTTTCAAGGATCTCCTTCCTATTGAGAGCTTCCTCCTTTGCCATTTCTATTTGGTGCTCAATTTGTTGGAACATATGTTCGTAGTTTGTAGATTCTGTAGAATAGTTTTAGAAGTGGATGAGAGAACAAATCAATAAATAAGATCCAAGAACATTTTGTTAAGCAATTGAAAAAATGAACTATAAAGGAGTTAAGAAAATAAAGTTTTGTAGCAGCTATATGAGTAGCAGACAGCAAAAATCATTAAGATTAAATTAGCCATATCTTTGTACTTCTGTTAATTATAATCCATCAGTGGACAAATTCTGTTGACCGGAATGTGTTAGCTACCTATAGACTATGATCTCAAAAGATGTTTACACTCAAAATTGTGCTAACTGTAGAATAAACAATGTAACTGATAGAGAATGATGTatgcaataaaaatataaaacacttAACAAAAAGTCTTACCAGGAGGATGTTCACTTGGAAAAACTGTTTCAGCAATCAAATGTGAACTCTTGCATATTTCCTCTAACTCCAACTTCTTTCTAAGTACAAGTTCTTTCATTTTTGTTGATTTAAGCTGCTTAAGTCTTCGGACTTCAGTCTCAACCTGCAAGGAGAAAACCAATCATTGTTAATTACATAATGAATAGTACAAATTCCAAAAACATTAGAGCACTAAGAATCTAGGTGAAGGGGAAGCAAAACAGAACAAAGGCTAGAAATCTAAGATGAAAAACTCACATAGATAACAGAATCAATTGACAACATGTTAGGTTCAGTAAATTCAGATTCCAGAGCAGCAATTTTATTCGTAAAACTCTGAAACTTCTGCTGTTCTTCAAGTGGTGTGCCCATCAAATTCCACATCTCTAATAGTACAGTAGCAAGACATTGAAGCtgataaagcaataaaaatcaGAGTTACTTCCTGTAATGATACAGAAttttgaagaaatgaagaataaGAGTAAATGACACTGACCTTCTGCATTCTGTGTGATTTAACTTCTCTCAAACTTTTTACTTCAGATGATAAAATCTTTATAGTATTGTCACTTATTTCTTTCGTTGCAGTGGAAGTAACCATAGTGGGGCAAATTTCACCaagtttatcttttatatccAAACCAAGTACTGAACATAGCGAACTAAGAGTATTCAAAAGGTCAGATACCTGCTTTAGTCGACTGGCCTGCAACAATTGAATACTAAATTAGTATTTTAAGTTTTCTAAGAAAAAATATCACCTTTTCATCTAGAGCCATATAGACCTTGACGATAGAAGTAAGGCTACTTTGTAGTTCAGCATATCAACAGTTTAGGCAAGAAAGCAAATAGGAGTAACAACAGAATATcaccttttcattttgaaattgAACTAACTTCCTTTGTAGTTCTTCTAGTCTTTCCAAAGTCAAGTTGTTTTCATCTAGATATACATTAGCCTCCTTGCTTCCATACAGCTCAGTTGAAATATTTTGCAGTTGATACAAGACTTCTAAAAATTGTTTCTTCCTCTCAGTCTTCAGCTTGCGCATCTCCTCAAGCTGCAAAACAACAATTTCGCGTCCTTTCTTCAAGCTTTCACATGTCTTGCGCTCAAACTGTGGACATGCAACGGAATTTATTACTTAGAAAATTTCCATGACAGAGAAAATTGCGAAAGCACAATCTGAATTCTGGAGTGCCTAAGTAATTACATGTGGTGGCTGTACGCCCATCGCCGCACAGATGCCAGCTATTTCTGCTTCATAATCAGTAATTTCTTGCTGAATTTGTGCTCTATATGCTTTTGCTTCATCCACTTTTTTCTTATACAACTCCAAACACTTTTGCTCTATTTCAAGTAACATTGCATCTTTCTGAGAATCAGACTCTCCAACGTCATCCCATATTTTCTAACATTAGAACACGAGGATCACACAAACCAACAATgagcaattttagaaaaaatagaaagcTCTCTAGAAACAGCAGTAAAAAGTAAGCAATAAATTGGGAGGATGTGTCTTCCTCACAACAACTTACAACCTGAAGTTCTTTTAGTAACAAGTGGCAAGCTGTTTCTTGATGAGCAAACTGACTGCTATGGTTGCTCAGAGACATTGGTAACAAATATGCTGGAAGAAAACGGAAAAGGATGTTACTAAAGGCTCGTATGAAACACTTTTCCACCTAAGCacactgaaaaaaaaattgagaattcaCAGTTCCAAGTAAATATAAGAGTCAACTATCCTCTGTAAAGCACAACTGTACAGAAAATGTGTATTTTCTTTCTGGATAAAATGTGGAGAGGATCCTCTCATGTGGAAAATATGCATGACGGGGGTCATGCTTGCATACTGACTAATGaggaataaattttaatatctaaaggtTTAGGTCAAAGTGATATGTAGCTTAATCCGCTTGAATTCACAGGTTCGAGAGTGTTACTTCCTCATATGTAGCTTTATTCTCCGATGGAAATTATAGTTGATGAACTACGGATCAGTGATTGCTTCATATAACACAATCTGTTTCTAGTTGAAAACAATCATTTTTCTTATCTCCCCTACGTCAAGGAATTGAATTCAATCCTAATAtcttaaatcttaaaaataataataatgataataacttCGCTAATTCACGATTGCTGtgtaaaaatcttttttatatatacagcaattaaactaataataacaacaatgaatggaaaaataaagaaaaaaaaaagattagaaatcttccaataaaattttcaaaaaaactcGAAAACGCAAGTATTCGCTGTTGCTCCATGCTCATGCTCAAATCACTGTATAATAGTGAAACTGAATGCTGAAAATATTCGTAGCATAAATAAGAAAGTACTTTTCTTCATCCTTTTCCTCGTTTAAGTATAAACCAAACACGATAAGGAGATAGAGAGAATGCTATAGAATGCAAACCTGATCACACGAGATTCAGGTTCCACAAGTGTTTTGAAAGAACAGAAATTGGGAATTATCCACTCTAGGTNNNNNNNNNNNNNNNNNNNNNNNNNNNNNNNNNNNNNNNNNNNNNNNNNNNNNNNNNNNNAAACTGAGAATTGAAATTGGTTTTTGCCGTTTTGGGAGGGAAACGGAGCGGGTAGGAGCCGTTTTCTCTGTGGCTTGATATCCAATCATATTGTGACGCGTCATATGGTAATGATGGGTTCATGACGTGGCGAGTTTGAAGCACGTAAATTTTGTATgaacaattaaattaatttattaccaTTACCGTTTGAGGTTTGATGCATGGATGGATTGTGTGTCAAACTGTCAATTGGTCAAAAacatttgaatttcaaaatggaaaatttgataatttatttatgCAATTAATAATGAGtggattttttaattaatacaattaatGTGACATTTTGACCggccaattttaaatttttactagtTTTACTTTGGCAGCTATTATTAGTGCACTGACATTTTATATATTCGTcaaattatatctatttttggattattatttgaataattactataaaatatatttatttttgaattaataattaaatttatttttaaaaaataaaatacttttttatttttaaaaattttttaatcaaattaatcctTTAAAGATtgtaaattaatcatatttgtttttcaattattttattatcaatttttttcaaagattgaTGTTATAGAACATTAActgataatatatattaataatatatataatagctgATATGTCTAATTAGATATTGactaaatatatttat from Arachis duranensis cultivar V14167 chromosome 4, aradu.V14167.gnm2.J7QH, whole genome shotgun sequence encodes:
- the LOC107485429 gene encoding 65-kDa microtubule-associated protein 4-like gives rise to the protein MSLSNHSSQFAHQETACHLLLKELQKIWDDVGESDSQKDAMLLEIEQKCLELYKKKVDEAKAYRAQIQQEITDYEAEIAGICAAMGVQPPHFERKTCESLKKGREIVVLQLEEMRKLKTERKKQFLEVLYQLQNISTELYGSKEANVYLDENNLTLERLEELQRKLVQFQNEKASRLKQVSDLLNTLSSLCSVLGLDIKDKLGEICPTMVTSTATKEISDNTIKILSSEVKSLREVKSHRMQKLQCLATVLLEMWNLMGTPLEEQQKFQSFTNKIAALESEFTEPNMLSIDSVIYVETEVRRLKQLKSTKMKELVLRKKLELEEICKSSHLIAETVFPSEHPPESTNYEHMFQQIEHQIEMAKEEALNRKEILEKVEKWLAACQEESWLEEYNRDDNRYNAGRGAHLALKRAEKARAISSKIPGMVEALILKVKSWEKERGIEFLYEGSRLCSMLEDYSALRQEKENEKQRQRDQKKLKGQIIAEHESLFGSKPSPSNSGLKASICSTGVASFRKLSMGGAMLQDSRQSAIFEPSNKKGILSTPKGIPCNRHASHARKDTPKGVGKSVKNTPYTAEKQIGLQSPLIRKPLSPISSSFMSKANIPTNFQEDDRKSEMHLKSQMLTSTSPSKPILVGDEDNLIPKNIGLAVPTTPLTSVPMLLTANTPDTPSATMCSNSGSNVARKIAQAQPFEYSFEELRAGFVLPKKTFA